The Raphanus sativus cultivar WK10039 chromosome 2, ASM80110v3, whole genome shotgun sequence DNA segment tacccgtttagagtttcttattaatgatgtgataataatttacaaacccttagacccatatttatacagcctcaaaaacCCTATTTtcttttcccaatagaaatagtaattttcctaaaccgaaaaggcataccgaacgagtgctgggcattttactggtacatcagagatttaagacacacagatgcaacataTACAATTGTGAATGTATTTAAACAATACTCATATCTTAATGAGGGGATTACTCGATGATGACTACTCTACGGATTGGAATATCATCACAACTATCATCAAAGACTCCAACTTCGCATGAGTGTTAAGTTTCGATTAGTTCATAGTCTATCACCGGATGTTCCGTTGTTCACTCGAGTGGTCGATTTTAGGGGTCTAAGAGACGGTGTTTTCCGAGCTGTGGAGAATACTTTTTCTCAGTGGGTAGAATTACAACAAAGTAGAAGATCGGCTAGCGTAAGATCCATCTATGTGTTTCTAGGTGATATTAGATCACTTTGTTTGTAAATGCatgtggttgaatcctctttgGTTAAAATCATGTACTACTACTTTGGCTAATGAAAGTTGAAGTtgagcaaaaagaaaaaagattccAACTTCGATCAGACCAAGCTATTTATAATAAGGTATGCCTTCCAAGCAGCAGTCCACAGCGTTTGGCATGAAAGAAATGGTGACATGTAAATGTTTATTTTGGTTTACCACTGACAACGCATAGATGATATAGGGAAAGAAACGACATACAGTCGTCGGTTTAAAATCTCATTAGAAAGACACCAGCATGCAATGGTGTTCACtgtattcataaattattaaaaacataatttaaatacatGCATAAACAAGATACATTCCGACGGTTTCTGCATCGAATTCCAGTTTTAAGGCTTGAGACCAAGAGTGAGCTCAAGGGACAATTCTTCTTCACATTTGGAAGCTTTTATCGAGTTTAGTGACACAGTAACAACATTACCATCATCTCGTGTATCACAAACAATTTTACCATTGTCATCATCAGCTCTACGTCTAACTCGGACCTGTCAAAGCAAAAGTATAGAACTAATTATTTCTAAACTTACATGTCTACTTTTGTAAGCTGAGAAGGACAAATGCTGGATAAGATGATATCAAAATCCTTTTCatgttagtttcaaaaaaaaaattccttttcCTGTTTCCACTGTtgcaaaaaaacattattttctaattaataatttattgaaATTAAATACGCTTCACTTTTATCTCCATGTCAATACTAGACGAACAAACTGCATAAGCATTATACTGTTATCAACtaataaaacattaatttaacaaaaataaataaatattcaataaatacttctgaaaaaaagaaaagtatataAACATAGTAGACAATTTCGATAAACCATATATAATTAAGCAAtacaattgaaaatatatattgtggtgtgtgtatatatatggcatgttgaaattatatatgtatatatatgtcatGTTGAAATTGTCTATGTATATATGGCATGTTAAAATAGTAATAAGAGAAATTTTACTATTGATGACTAACAGAACAATCTGGTAGTATATCAACGATACAGCGACAAAAAAATGCTTCGAAAATTTACCCTTGAAGATTCATAGAGAGACTTGCAAGTAAAATATTCACTTGGTGCGTCTTTAATTCCATTACTTGATTCTCCAAATGTTATTATTTTCTCATACATTTCGTCTTCTTGCCTTCAATAAATTCATAGaaaattttatacatatgtAATTGTGTTTCTCATTTAAACCCAGaagtatatattaataagttAAAAAGgtagtatatattaataaacaaacttttaattaataattagaCGATACCTTGGTTGATTTTGGAAAAGGTTGGCACTGCCTCGAAGACGTTGATAGTTATGAAGGTACTGTTGAAACTGCCACCAAGTCACTTGTCCTGTCACTCTAACACTTCTCTTTGCTAATATCTCGTCTGCCATATATTTCATGTGTTTATAtatgcatacatatatatatatatataagcattaTGTTGAATATCATTATATATGCATGCTCCTGCCGTCCTAAACCAATACATACAATACACCTACATCATCGTATAATGTTAGATtgaaatgtaaattatatttttttaccttGCATGGATTCTTCCAACTTCATGCTCCTATACATCTGTTGGAAAGTAACTAAGAGATATGGTTCAATatcaaaactaaaatctaaaaagcaagatttttacaaaaagaaatctGTAAAGTATGATGCTGTTCATAAATACAGATATAATGATTTATGTTAGGACCTGGAGATGACTCTTCACATGTGATATTGTGAGTCCTCTCACATCCATTAACTGTAAAACCATCTTAGGAGTTGCTCCTGCATTTTTTCAGAAggataataaatttgtaa contains these protein-coding regions:
- the LOC108833936 gene encoding protein PHR1-LIKE 1-like; the protein is MKTPIVRSYVRSKVPRLRWNCDLHNSFVQAVEQLGGEHRATPKMVLQLMDVRGLTISHVKSHLQMYRSMKLEESMQDEILAKRSVRVTGQVTWWQFQQYLHNYQRLRGSANLFQNQPRQEDEMYEKIITFGESSNGIKDAPSEYFTCKSLYESSRVRVRRRADDDNGKIVCDTRDDGNVVTVSLNSIKASKCEEELSLELTLGLKP